One window of Perca flavescens isolate YP-PL-M2 chromosome 6, PFLA_1.0, whole genome shotgun sequence genomic DNA carries:
- the si:ch211-79k12.2 gene encoding zinc finger protein 835, which yields MDKEKCGDNRAQCSWMEMHQFIGDLLTSGNALKDQPDVLNAAWGMPPPPPAAVAMAGAGAGGEALRFKGASLEPRAGRDKPEAEAGRRVQPGASQRKGEPRDRREDVHNACTCPGCPYSTCPASFETLKPRHSLSSPPRSDAVCHPKDLSSTAQMSLSMCLPDTTEPSSTTSELETRASSRPQREPADRGPPKPDQTPAPRASSGSLSHLSMFPCLCCHRSLQTCTQILSHQEGPDSPFSHAHHFRHHHCPITSCLPCPQLARSHAPQLSGPFPCLPCQRSFPTCTQVCHHQHRQTPPQQQEDSGRAAATMLSLHPCMHCSASFSRPSQLLQHQRSEHAHKPPGFLCTECGRAFNSHSNLRIHLNVHTGARPYSCSDCGKSFSQSGALKIHRRIHTGERPYSCRFCGRGFPHLAGVRAHQRTHTGEKPYCCSQCGKCFTQSGALKIHMRIHTGERPFICSFCEKGFSNRSGIRFHYRTVHGITPDHAGEAGAGDAYRGPAGRGYPPGRPRTYPQASVGLNTPNGQESHLHTAPNSREGSVSTAAHHKSQSEGANPGSSREGLLYACEDCGLRFKDAPSRNRHQTLMHYSYEGREEEEEEEEEGGRQRKESGTNKGVRDNSAE from the exons ATGGACAAAGAGAAGTGTGGCGACAAT CGTGCTCAGTGCTCCTGGATGGAGATGCATCAGTTCATTGGTGACCTTCTCACATCTGGAAACGCCTTAAAGGATCAGCCAGATGTGCTGAACGCAGCATGGGGtatgccaccaccaccaccagcagctgTAGCTATGGCTGGTGCTGGTGCTGGTGGTGAGGCTCTGCGGTTCAAAGGTGCTTCACTGGAACCTCGAGCTGGCCGGGACAAGCCTGAGGCCGAGGCGGGCCGGCGGGTCCAGCCTGGGGCATCGCAGAGGAAGGGAGAGCCCAGAGACAGGAGAGAAG ATGTGCATAATGCCTGCACCTGCCCTGGCTGCCCTTACTCCACTTGTCCAGCTTCCTTTGAGACTTTAAAACCCAGACACTCTTTGTCCTCGCCCCCACGCTCGGATGCAGTGTGCCACCCCAAAGACCTCAGCAGTACCGCTCAGATGAGTCTCAGCATGTGCTTACCAGACACCACTGAGCCGAGCAGCACCACGTCTGAGCTAGAGACCAGGGCATCCAGCCGACCGCAGAGGGAGCCCGCAGACCGAGGGCCTCCGAAACCAGACCAGACTCCCGCTCCCAGAGCGTCCTCGGGCTCTTTGTCCCACCTCTCCATGTTTCCCTGCTTGTGTTGCCATCGCAGCCTACAAACCTGCACCCAGATACTGAGCCACCAGGAAGGCCCAGACTCCCCGTTTTCTCACGCCCATCATTTTCGTCACCACCACTGTCCCATAACGTCTTGTTTACCCTGCCCTCAGCTCGCCCGCTCTCACGCTCCACAGCTCTCTGGCCCTTTTCCCTGCCTGCCTTGCCAGCGCTCCTTTCCTACCTGTACCCAGGTCTGCCACCACCAGCACAGACAGACGCCCCCTCAGCAACAAGAGGACAGCGGCAGGGCAGCTGCGACCATGCTGTCGCTCCATCCCTGTATGCACTGCTCTGCCTCTTTTTCCAGACCGTCCCAGTTGCTGCAGCACCAGCGCTCTGAGCACGCTCACAAACCACCCGGCTTCCTCTGCACAGAGTGCGGTAGGGCCTTTAACTCGCACAGCAATCTCCGAATCCACCTCAACGTGCACACCGGTGCCCGGCCCTACTCGTGCTCTGACTGCGGGAAGAGTTTCAGCCAGTCGGGGGCTCTGAAGATCCACAGGCGGATTCACACAGGTGAAAGGCCATATTCCTGTCGATTTTGCGGCAGGGGGTTTCCCCACCTGGCAGGGGTCCGGGCCCATCAGAGGacccacacaggagagaagccgtactgcTGTAGCCAGTGTGGCAAATGTTTCACCCAGTCAGGGGCTCTTAAGATCCATATGCGCATCCACACAGGGGAGAGACCCTTCATCTGCAGCTTCTGCGAGAAAGGCTTTTCCAACCGCTCCGGGATCCGCTTCCACTACCGCACAGTCCACGGGATTACCCCCGATCACGCTGGAGAAGCTGGAGCTGGGGACGCGTATCGGGGACCAGCAGGCCGTGGTTATCCCCCTGGGCGTCCCAGGACTTATCCTCAAGCCAGCGTCGGGCTAAATACACCTAACGGTCAAGAGAGTCATTTGCACACCGCTCCAAATTCCAGAGAGGGTTCGGTGTCGACCGCTGCTCATCACAAATCTCAGTCAGAGGGAGCAAACCcaggcagcagcagagagggGCTTCTGTATGCATGTGAAGACTGTGGCCTGCGTTTTAAGGACGCCCCGTCCCGGAACAGACATCAGACTCTGATGCACTACTCCTAtgagggaagagaggaggaggaggaggaggaggaggagggggggcggcAGAGGAAAGAGTCAGGAACAAACAAGGGAGTCCGCGATAACAGCGCGGAGTGA
- the wu:fe05a04 gene encoding zinc finger protein 628, with translation MSIEYTIDIQLTELGYSDILQPRETSVRETPCRSTSPGASFVPSPSPTSLSTTRVQRRLVRGQQSVDAKEAGAAKQTSPLSETSTLQNPPRSLHDEHAVVHRTPAALEMSEPMVTDPDLPQPIAEQDDNVKKDVDDRDAAQEASTEMQQGVGDDSDDSEVSEIYEEEEVDEEEEDDDDDDEQGLNNESSHSGDHRCSVCDLQLPSKFKLQDHMNLHTGARPYCCAECGKRFCQIYSYRVHLRTHAQTKVDRPQCRVCLMVFASKEELKRHLSVTHLEKEFYECDLCKRVFTSLKECEHHVQLHRCRLDVVCKVCGHNFSSPKALARHRRKTCHHILKCTDCTKTFTKKNALLKHSFSHLGLLPYTCIRCRCHFRLARLYRRHKCEPDRIHCVACLREFLSQEDFQQHKKDTGCWGNQEPKGDEIRCLECGQRFETSEELKKHAGAHQRVLKCAECGKGFRSALLLMSHMGGHAGKSPCLCQSCGLGFPHQQNYDSHLKTCGQTPQPASAPKKRQASRSSSSEAKQVQAKPDSWNPTNPAAKPAVVSNNPPAPVKDSHSSGLVPGGVSAGSGPSDGLWKLTLDKQPPPGVNLVVFLPVCATQTNDLTLPSASSPTLLVPAMQGQLQEALPPVPNEHLGVSAALAAPLNGPLNLVTGIKRDQEWEAPLDLSKKCNSSRSALRNIPLLPIKSEPAEFEISGEADGTERQEFKNGHSKAMVKTNPGEADAYTEAKQFKMDPMNLSSSNTTSSGLLIDMKKECQSPGPDSDLWSSRPLQLTEKEIKMEVAEK, from the exons ATGTCCATTGAATACACCATCGATATCCAGCTAACAGAGCTGGGCTATTCGGACATCCTACAGCCGCGCGAGACCTCGGTTAGAGAGACACCCTGTCGCTCCACATCACCTGGTGCCTCATTCGTACCCAGTCCCTCTCCCACTTCACTTTCAACCACACGTGTTCAGAGACGACTGGTCAGAGGCCAGCAGTCAGTTGATGCTAAAGAAGCAGGTGCAGCAAAACAGACCTCACCTCTGTCAGAGACTTCTACACTCCAAAATCCTCCACGAAGTCTACACGATGAACACGCTGTCGTTCACCGCACACCAGCGGCTCTCGAGATGTCAGAGCCCATGGTGACTGATCCAGACCTTCCACAGCCAATAGCTGAACAGGATGACAATGTAAAGAAAGATGTTGATGACCGAGATGCTGCACAAGAGGCTTCAACAGAGATGCAGCAGGGTGTGGGGGATGACTCCGATGACAGTGAGGTTTCAGAGATATATGAGGAAGAAGAGgtggatgaggaagaggaggatgatgatgatgatgatgagcagGGACTAAACAATG AGTCGAGTCATTCAGGCGACCACCGCTGCAGTGTCTGTGATCTCCAGCTGCCCTCCAAATTCAAGCTCCAGGACCACATGAATCTGCACACTGGAGCACGCCCGTACTGCTGTGCTGAATGTGGAAAGCGTTTCTGCCAGATCTACAGCTACCGTGTCCACCTGCGCACGCACGCCCAGACCAAAGTGGATCGTCCCCAGTGCCGCGTATGTCTGATGGTCTTTGCGTCAAAGGAAGAGTTGAAACGCCACCTTTCAGTAACTCACCTTGAGAAAGAGTTTTACGAGTGTGACCTGTGCAAACGTGTTTTTACTTCCCTGAAGGAGTGTGAACACCATGTGCAGTTACACCGATGTAGGCTGGATGTCGTATGCAAGGTATGTGGCCACAATTTCTCCTCTCCAAAAGCTCTTGCGCGCCACCGGAGGAAGACGTGCCATCACATTCTTAAATGCACAGACTGTACAAAGACCTTTACTAAGAAGAATGCTCTCCTGAAACACAGCTTCTCCCATCTTGGTTTGTTGCCTTACACCTGTATACGATGCCGCTGCCACTTCCGCCTGGCAAGGCTGTACCGTCGACACAAGTGTGAACCCGATCGCATTCACTGTGTGGCGTGTCTGAGAGAGTTTCTCAGTCAGGAGGACTTCCAGCAGCACAAAAAGGACACAGGCTGCTGGGGCAATCAGGAGCCTAAAGGGGATGAGATCAGATGTTTGGAGTGCGGACAGAGGTTTGAGACTTCTGAAGAGCTGAAGAAACATGCCGGGGCTCACCAGAGGgtgctgaaatgtgctgaaTGTGGAAAGGGTTTCCGGTCGGCCTTGCTGTTAATGTCCCACATGGGCGGGCATGCCGGAAAGTCGCCCTGCCTTTGTCAGAGCTGCGGACTGGGTTTTCCCCACCAGCAGAACTATGACAGCCACCTTAAGACCTGTGGACAAACACCTCAACCTGCG AGTGCTCCTAAGAAACGCCAGGCTTCCAGGAGCTCCTCGTCTGAGGCCAAACAGGTCCAGGCAAAACCAGACTCATGGAATCCAACAAACCCAGCCGCTAAGCCTGCTGTGGTTTCAAACAACCCTCCTGCACCTGTGAAGGATTCTCATAGTTCAGGACTTGTGCCAGGGGGTGTGTCTGCTGGCTCTGGTCCATCAGATGGATTATGGAAGCTAACCCTGGACAAACAGCCGCCTCCTGGTGTTAATCTTGTCGTGTTTCTTCCTGTCTGTGCGACTCAAACCAACGACCTGACGCTCCCATCTGCAAGCTCGCCGACGCTACTGGTTCCAGCTATGCAGGGCCAGCTTCAAGAGGCTCTCCCACCTGTTCCAAATGAACACCTGGGAGTGAGTGCCGCTCTCGCAGCGCCACTAAATGGCCCCCTGAATTTGGTAACTGGGATCAAACGGGACCAAGAGTGGGAAGCACCTCTGGATTTGTCCAAGAAGTGTAACTCATCTAGGTCTGCTCTGAGGAACATTCCTCTTCTTCCTATTAAAAGTGAGCCAGCAGAATTTGAAATTTCAGGAGAGGCTGATGGCACTGAAAGACAAGAATTTAAAAACGGCCATAGTAAAGCGATGGTTAAAACAAATCCAGGAGAGGCCGATGCATACACTGAAGCGAAGCAGTTTAAAATGGATCCCATGAATCTCTCCAGTTCCAATACGACATCCTCTGGACTTCTAATAGACATGAAGAAAGAGTGCCAGTCTCCTGGTCCTGATTCAGATCTGTGGTCATCCAGACCGCTCCAGCTGACAGAGAAAGAAATTAAGATGGAGGTTGCAGAGAAATAA
- the znf576.2 gene encoding zinc finger protein 576.2, whose product MDSDILNIEEIVMGRGLPDPPPEAPPEKPADPYKPITLNGPPAPSIQPYQHENLQCFQCFITFCSAKAKERHMKKSHREEYKQQLQQGNTLFTCYVCDRTFQSSEELTQHQPTHSKDDKPFKCVHCKESFKTFSELTAHRRQVCPEKQLVCKDCNETFRSAGLLRTHRLTQHPRPDVETAEPLEDPAKTHRCKKCGQGFETEPELIAHQEKYPEGQQCNGSAASVKKRGRPSKAEDVAAAEKKGKRKKKDEAESPEEAVKAGSTSESAAPPAEEKGKAGGAKRGRPSKAAAKPEPEDAKSPEDDSQPPAKEKKPKADGAAPARQHPCPECDLAFPGLIQLRAHKKEKHAPRKAHPCEECEESFARPEQLDAHMSRAHAVGRLACPTCGKSFGRERTLKAHQKSHPEEKPENPSAKR is encoded by the exons ATGGACTCGGATATTTTGAACATAGAGGAGATAGTGATGGGACGGGGATTGCCAGATCCACCTCCAGAAGCTCCCCCTGAGAAGCCAGCAGATCCATACAAACCTATCACTTTGAATGGACCTCCTGCACCCTCCATTCAACCAT ACCAGCATGAAAACCTGCAGTGTTTCCAGTGCTTCATCACATTCTGCAGTGCCAAAGCCAAGGAAAGGCATATGAAGAAGAGCCACCGGGAAGAGTATAAGCAACAGCTTCAGCAG GGAAACACGTTGTTCACATGCTACGTGTGTGACCGCACATTTCAGTCATCTGAGGAACTGACACAGCACCAGCCAACACACAGCAAGGATGACAAGCCCTTCAAATGCGTGCACTGCAAGGAGAGCTTTAAAACATTCTCTGAA CTAACAGCCCATAGAAGACAGGTGTGTCCAGAGAAACAGTTGGTATGTAAAGATTGCAATGAGACCTTCCGTAGTGCTGGACTGTTGCGTACTCATCGCCTCACCCAGCATCCCCGCCCAGATGTAGAGACTGCCGAACCGCTGGAGGACCCTGCGAAAACTCACCGCTGTAAGAAGTGTGGTCAGGGCTTTGAAACAGAACCAGAGCTGATAGCCCACCAGGAGAAGTACCCTGAAGGTCAGCAATGCAACGGCAGCGCCGCATCCGTCAAGAAACGTGGACGGCCTTCCAAAGCTGAAGACGTCGCAGCTGCTGAGAAAAAGGGAAAGCGGAAAAAGAAGGATGAGGCAGAATCGCCCGAGGAGGCAGTGAAGGCCGGCAGCACATCAGAGTCAGCAGCCCCTCCAGCAGAGGAAAAGGGAAAAGCAGGTGGAGCAAAGCGTGGCCGTCCTTCTAAAGCCGCAGCAAAACCAGAACCGGAGGATGCTAAGAGTCCCGAGGATGACAGTCAACCTCCAGCAAAGGAGAAGAAACCAAAAGCAGATGGGGCCGCTCCGGCCCGTCAGCATCCCTGTCCTGAATGTGACCTCGCATTCCCCGGCTTGATTCAGCTCCGTGCTCACAAGAAGGAGAAACACGCCCCACGGAAAGCCCATCCCTGTGAAGAATGTGAAGAGAGCTTTGCCCGTCCTGAGCAGCTGGACGCCCACATGTCCCGGGCTCACGCCGTGGGCCGCCTTGCCTGTCCAACCTGCGGGAAGAGCTTTGGCCGTGAGCGCACCTTAAAAGCTCACCAGAAAAGCCACCCGGAGGAAAAGCCTGAAAACCCAAGTGCAAAGAGATAA